The genomic region CcttctctgggggtgggggtgggggcgtgggAAGGGGAGCGTTCTTTAGGCCTCTCCAGTGCCACCGCGGCCCCGCGGTCCTAGCTCAGCGTCTGGCCACGCCCCTTCTACCCCCAAAGACCGCATGCGAGATCACCGAGCACAACGTGGCGGAGCTCTTCCGAGAGATGGCCAACTGGGGGCACCCGAAAGCAGCCGAGGGGGACCCGGAGCAGGTGCAGGGCGGCGCGGAGGGAAGCCCGGAGCCCGGTAAGCCGCGGACCCGGGCTGTTCCCTTGAGGTGGCAAGCGGGGCTGGGGCGCTCACATCTGGGAGAGAGCGGGACCCGGACCCTCGTCCCAGGCTTCAGGCTCCAGGTATTTGAAGTCCAAGCATGGACCGGTTCGGTGTCTAAAGCCTGGACAAGTGACCTCCCCTTCCCGACATCCGGtctgtttttcactcttctctttgaatttctctcccttttccaaCTCTTGACACCATTCTTACCATTCTGAATTCCAGTAGCAGGATTAGCAGAATTATGATTCCACGTGCAGATATTCAAGAGGCTGAGAACATTTTAACGAGCTTCTAGGTTTCAGATTATACCGTTGGAGAATCCCCCGACCCCAAATCTGGTCGTGCCTCCGCCTACCCATTACCTAGGTTGGCCCTCCCGGGTGAATTAATGACTTGTGTGGCTATGGGTCACCCACTCTCTTTTCTCCTCGTGAATCTCAGTTGCctagtctgtaaaatgggtttcTGCCTGCCAGGCCAGTCTTCCCAGAAGTTTCCAGGGatctacccaagagaaaggaTGACAAAAGGCCTGAAGACGGACGAGGAGAGTCATCTCCAAGCTTCGAGTGTCTGCCTAACCCTGCCAATCTTCCCTTCCCCAGCAGCCCCTGCCCCGGAGCCCTTCACTGTCCACTTCCTGTCCCTCGATTCTGCCCACACCCTCCACCACAAGAGCTGCTACATGGGACAGTTCCAGCTCCTCTACGTGGCCTGTGGGTAAGAGGACCTGGGAGGCGCCCAGATCTTCCTCACCcaacccctcctccctcagacccaggaATCCAGGCCCCCAGACCCTCCTCAATTAGTGTCCAGGTCCCCAGCCTCTCTTCTTCGCTCAGAACCTCAAAGTCCGAGCCTCAGCCTTCCCCTTTTCTCTCCGCAGGATGGTCCATCTTCTCAGCCCAGAGCTGGGGGCCTGCGTGGCCCCCGGAGGACGCCTGATTGTCGAATTAGCCCAGTGagccagcagagggcagggcgGGCAACTTCCAGGCTGGGGGCGGAAAGCCGGGCCCCCTAACCCGCCACTTCCTGGTTCCAGGTTCCTAGTGGACCTGCGGCAGGAGCAGCTGCAGGCGTTCTCCAGCCGGGTCGGGGAGCTAGCACAAGCGGCTGGATTCGCCCCACAGTTGGGGGGCAAGCCCTCGGACACCTTCGCGCGCTTCTACAAGGCCGGGGACTCAGCTCCCGGCCATGAGGACCCGGCTGTGGAATCTGGGACTCCTCCCCCTGAAGTCCTGGCCCCTCCCCTTGAGGCAACCGACCCGCTCTCTGAGGACAGGACCCAGCCCCTTGAATCGGGGACCCCACCCTCTGAACCCCTCAAACTGACCTCAGAGTCTCAGGCTTCACTCTTGGAGGCTTCAGTTCCGCCCACAGGGAGTCAGGCCCCCAAATCAGAGAATCAGACTGTTCCTCCAGAAACCAAGTACCCCATCCCCGACATCTAACCTCCGGTCATAGAATGAGAATGCGCCTCTAGAATACTCAGTCACACGCTCAGCAGTCTCACTCGGCGCCAGAGGTGTCGCTAGCATTTCGgattccattcctgggattctatATTTATTCCTAGAATTCTAGACTGTTCTCTTGAGTTCTGTCTTTCACGCCCAGACTCTGAAAACAGCCTGGAGATCTGGCCTTGGGGCTCTGCTCAGGCCCTCTGCGTGGTCCCCTTGACTCCAGGCGTCCCATTCCtaactgggggctgggggtgtcGCCTCTCACAGGCTGGTCTACCCTCAGGTGGTCCAAGTAAAGAGAACCAAGAACTCTTCTCCAGGTGTCTGTGTCTTTCCTGTCTGTCTCCAAGAAtaggagagggaggggatgtggggGGTGAGCAAGAGGTGAATTTTTATGTGCTACCTgctgaagcatattaaaaagcagagacattactttgacaacaaaggtccgtctagttaaggctatggtttttccagtagtcatgtatggatgtaagagttggactataaagaaagctgagtgctgaaaaattgatgcttttgaactgtggtgttggagaagactcttgggagtcccttggattgcaaggagatccaaccagtccatcctaaaggaaatcagtcctgaatattcattgaaaggactgatgttgaagctgaaattccaatactttggccacctgatgcgaagagctgactcatttgaaaagatcctgatgctgtgaaagattgaaggtgggaggagaaggagacgacagaggatgagatggttggatggcatcaccgactcaatgggcatgagttgtgtaaactctgggagttggtgatggactggtgtgctgcagtccatggggtcgcagagtcggacatgactgaatgaatgaactgctGAAAGCCTGGGCACACCCCACACGTGTATCCTCAAGTAAATCAGCAAACTTTACTGATTGGGTAACAGGTTTGGGGCACTGAAACTGAGCATAACACGGTGAATAAGTTCCAGCCCTCAAGGAGACTGCAATTTAGGGAAGGCACAGGGCCTAGACTCCTGGGTCTGAGGGAGAAGGGGCGGGGGGTCTGGACCCCCAGGTCTGAGGGagaagggacgggggagctgaaTCCCcaggtctgagggaggaggggctgggggcctgaaCCCCTGGGTCTGAGGGAGAAGGGGCTGGATTCCCAGGCCGCCAAGGTGAAGGGGTGATCCAGCTGGAGCATGGCCCGCCCCACCCCTCACGCGCCCCGTTATCTCGAATCctgggcgggggaggagggggcagcagtATATTTAGTCTCCGTCCTCGCCCTTTATCTCAGTGTCCTCAGTGAGGTTGGAGCAGACCGGACGAGACAAGTCCCAGGGGCCTTCAAGGTCACTCCGGACGCTCCCTCCCTGACCCTCCAAGAGCTCCTTGCCCCCAGGGTTCTGCCTCCCTCAGCTCCTGGCCTGAGACCCAGCATGGCGGACCGGTGAGTGAGGACTGGTAACCTGGGCTCCTGAGGCCGGAGGCAGGTGGGGGGTTATCTCCCGGGTCCCTGTGAGGGGTGAGAGTTGTGAGCCTGGACTCCGGTCTGAGAAGGGAGGTAAGGACAGGAAACCCGGGTGTCCGAATGAGGTGAGAGTTTGGGACTCCAAACCCTAGGAGCCGAGAATGGGGAGCTGGTAGGCCGGATCTGTGGTCAGAAGGGCCTATGGGGTCCCTTGGGACACGGACTAGACAGGACCCAGGCCCACCAGTAACCCCCTTTCCTGGTTTCTCTCCCTCCAGGAGCGGCGGCAGTACGGTGAGAGCGGGCGTGGGCTGGCCCCGCGTGCCCGGGGAGGGGACTGCGGGAAGGGCTCTGGGGAGAGAGACTGCAGCCCTGGAAGATGGCACGGAGACGGGTTGCGGGGGGGTTCCCGTGGTCACTCAGCTCCGTTCCCCCAATCCCAGGCAGGGGACACGGTCCCCGCGCCCCCTCCAGTCCGACGCCGCTCGTCTGCCAACTACCGCGCCTACGCTACAGAGCCGCACGCCAAGGTGAGGTCGGGGGCCAGCGAGGGCGCGGGGCCGGTCGGGGGCGCTCGCAGGGTCTGGATTGAGGTTCTTAGGGCACCGGCGTCCTGGGGAGGCGGGGCGGAGCCAGGGCCCTCATGGGACTTCGGTTGTGGGCGGAGCCCAAGAGGAGGAAGGCTTTCATGGGAAGGGCTTAGCAGAGGGCCGGCGTCTGATTGGTGCGAGCTTGCCTATGGGCGGAGTCCCGCCGTCTCTGGACCAGAGATCGCTTAGAGACGGTGGGCGGAGCCTATCTACAGGCCCCAGATTGGTGGATGGGGATGAGGGGCGTGGCTTCCCGCGGGCTGGAGTTGGAGGAGAGACCTGACTTGAGGGGGCGGGGCTCTGATGCTCCTCCCGCCGTCCTCCTTCGGATCTTCCTCCCTCATCCTTCCTTGCTGTCTTACCCCGGCAGAAAAAGTCTAAGATCTCCGCCTCAAGGAAACTGCAGCTGAAGGTGCGGATGAGCCCGGGGGAAGGCTAGGTGTCTTCAGAGGGCGGGTCTTGGATGTTGGGGTGGGGCTTCGGGTGAGCGACTGGGCGGGACCTGGAAAGTTTGGCGGCAGGGTGGCCCTGCCAGGGAGGTCTGGGGCCTGGGAATGATGGACATCAAGCTGGAGGGGGCAGGTCTCTGGAAGCCGGCCTGGGATTAGAGGGCAGGGCCCGGTGAGGGTGACTACCCCGCAGTGTCCTCATCCCAATACTGGGCCGCGGTTCCCGGCACCCCTTCcctagaccctgatgctgcagaTCGCGAAGCAGGAACTGGAGCGGGAGGCTGAGGAGCGGCGAGGAGAGAAGGGGCGCGCTCTGAGCACACGGTGCCAGCCTCTGGAGTTGGCCGGGCTGGGCTTCGCGGAGCTCCAGGTACTGGTTCTAACCAGGGACTCCGTCCCAGCCTGGGCTCCCAGGTTCCTAGTGTCCGATCTTGCGTCCCTTGGGACTCAGAGGTATACTTAACAATGCCCCCACTCTTCTGCTCAGGACCTTCGTGTCCAATTTGCCAATCCTCACCCTTAGGAGTTCAGAAATGTGGCCCGCAGCGGCCTACAACCTCAAAACCCAGAGACTGGTTCCTCAGCCCAACTCCAGTCCAGATTCTCAGAACCTCTGACTCTAAAGTTCCCCAGGGTCTGGCTTCAATCTACTCCTCCAGGTCCCcaacccctcctccctcagacccaggaGTCCAAACCCCTGGGTTTTCTCCTCACTACACACACCGCATTCCTCCACCAGGACTTGTGCCGACAGCTCCACGCCCGTGTGGACAAGGTGGATGAGGAGAGATACGACGTGGAGGCGAAAGTCACTAAGAACATCACTGAGGTGGGAGGCACTGGGCAGCCTGTGTCCCTTCGGGGTAGGGTGGGATGCCTCAGGCTCTGGTCTCAGCCTGGCCCCTTGCAGCTGCTTACAGCTGCAGACACCAGGAGATGCAGGACAACTCTGTGAACCTGGCAGGGAGGGGCCAGAAGGATGAGCACAATAGGgtcagctgctaagtcgtttcagtcgtgtccgactctgtgcgaccccatagacggcagcccaccaggctcccccatctctgggattctccaggcaagaacactggagtgggttgccatttccttctccaatgcatgaaagtgaaaagtgaaaagtgaaagtgaagggtcAGGGATGAGCACAAAAGCCAGGAGGGGACAAAGCAGGAAATATGTTTGTGAACATTTGTGGCTGGAGCCTCAAGTGTTGGTAAGTCAGCTCAAGTGTGGGCCAGGGACCTGTGAGATGCGTGTAGCTGGACTGGGATGTGTTGGTGGTTTTCGGAGATGAGGCTGTGGCAAATTGGGGATCCAATTACAGGATGGGGAGCTTGGATTTCATCCTGAAGGTGGTAGAGGCCTGAACTAGGGAGAGCCTGTCTAGGGATAGGAGAGAAGTGTAGGGTGGAGAAGTGAggcaaggaggaagaggaggggggtCTCCATCTCCCTTTATGGCTTTGCCCAGATCGCAGATCTGAACCAGAAGATCTTTGACCTTCGGGGCAAGTTTAAGCGGCCCACTCTGCGTAGAGTGCGGATCTCTGCAGATGCCATGATGCAGGCATTGCTGGGCGCCAGGGCTAAGGAGACCTTAGACCTGCGGGCCCACCTCAAGCAGGTGAAGAAGGAGGACACGGAGAAGGTGAGTGTGGCTCGGTCCAGGAAAGGGGGTGCTTAGGGGaggaggtgaaagtgaagtcgttcagtcatgtccaactctttgtgaccccatggactgtagcccaccaagctcctccatccatgggattttccaggcaagaatactggagtgggttgcca from Bubalus bubalis isolate 160015118507 breed Murrah chromosome 18, NDDB_SH_1, whole genome shotgun sequence harbors:
- the TNNI3 gene encoding troponin I, cardiac muscle isoform X2 yields the protein MADRSGGSTAGDTVPAPPPVRRRSSANYRAYATEPHAKTLMLQIAKQELEREAEERRGEKGRALSTRCQPLELAGLGFAELQDLCRQLHARVDKVDEERYDVEAKVTKNITEIADLNQKIFDLRGKFKRPTLRRVRISADAMMQALLGARAKETLDLRAHLKQVKKEDTEKENREVGDWRKNIDALSGMEGRKKKFEG
- the TNNI3 gene encoding troponin I, cardiac muscle isoform X1; its protein translation is MADRSGGSTAGDTVPAPPPVRRRSSANYRAYATEPHAKKKSKISASRKLQLKTLMLQIAKQELEREAEERRGEKGRALSTRCQPLELAGLGFAELQDLCRQLHARVDKVDEERYDVEAKVTKNITEIADLNQKIFDLRGKFKRPTLRRVRISADAMMQALLGARAKETLDLRAHLKQVKKEDTEKENREVGDWRKNIDALSGMEGRKKKFEG